A single genomic interval of Rhizobium leguminosarum bv. trifolii WSM1325 harbors:
- a CDS encoding Undecaprenyl-phosphate galactose phosphotransferase (PFAM: sugar transferase~KEGG: ret:RHE_CH03385 exopolysaccharide production protein), with amino-acid sequence MTWEAHSFEAWSRVGRSAKGGDLHSSRPRAAGRSSKRALDLLIAVTALILLSPLLLIVAMIVKISDRGPIFYSHTRIGVGGTPFGCLKFRTMKTDAGAQLAELLQNNPAARSEWEETRKLKDDPRITAVGDILRRSSIDELPQLINIVRGDMSLVGPRPITAEELPRYGEHIWAYMAVRPGLTGHWQTSGRNDVSYEYRVSLDVHYLNNWSLRRDFIIIAKTIPALFSQRGSY; translated from the coding sequence ATGACATGGGAAGCACATAGTTTCGAGGCGTGGTCGCGTGTCGGACGTTCCGCGAAAGGCGGCGATCTCCATTCGTCCCGGCCTCGTGCGGCAGGCAGATCGTCGAAGCGCGCGCTAGACCTTCTCATCGCAGTCACGGCGCTGATCCTGCTTTCCCCGCTTCTGTTGATCGTCGCGATGATCGTGAAGATAAGCGACCGCGGCCCGATCTTCTATTCCCATACGCGCATCGGCGTCGGCGGAACGCCGTTCGGATGCCTCAAGTTTCGCACGATGAAGACTGATGCGGGTGCTCAGCTTGCCGAATTGCTGCAAAACAACCCGGCTGCGCGAAGCGAATGGGAAGAGACACGCAAGCTGAAGGACGATCCGAGGATCACGGCCGTCGGTGATATCCTTAGGCGGTCGAGCATCGACGAGCTTCCCCAACTGATCAATATCGTGCGTGGCGACATGAGCCTTGTCGGCCCCCGGCCGATCACGGCCGAGGAATTGCCGCGCTACGGCGAGCATATATGGGCCTACATGGCCGTCCGCCCGGGCCTGACCGGTCACTGGCAGACCAGCGGGCGCAATGATGTCAGTTACGAGTACCGGGTTTCCCTCGACGTTCACTATCTCAACAATTGGTCGCTGCGCCGGGACTTCATCATCATTGCCAAGACCATTCCCGCTCTGTTTTCCCAGCGCGGCTCGTATTGA
- a CDS encoding transcriptional regulator, Crp/Fnr family (PFAM: cyclic nucleotide-binding~KEGG: ret:RHE_CH03384 putative transcriptional regulator protein) translates to MDGATHASDRRAGIGKAAISASSGIHLNSRIVIDDEFLSCRSSVRRFRRGEIIAGAGVLVDTFARVHSGVVSASTMLPDGREFIVEIIPKSGLIGELEVLRRQTLNLEYRAGSACELHFFEGRLLRDMYASDPCFREKVFSRALARISELELRIIANAASSLQSRLASTLLRLSIVYGKDAANSGDELIISQNDLAATLPASREKVNQCLRRLREGKIIDGGQGKIRILNRKALEACANGAVSAK, encoded by the coding sequence ATGGATGGGGCGACACACGCATCAGATCGCAGGGCCGGCATCGGCAAGGCGGCGATATCAGCTAGCAGCGGCATTCATCTGAACAGCCGCATCGTCATCGACGACGAATTCCTTTCCTGCCGGTCGAGCGTCCGGCGTTTCCGGCGCGGCGAGATTATCGCCGGGGCCGGCGTCCTCGTCGATACGTTCGCGCGCGTGCATTCGGGGGTGGTCAGCGCAAGCACGATGCTGCCCGACGGCAGGGAATTCATCGTTGAGATCATTCCAAAATCCGGCCTCATCGGCGAGCTCGAGGTTCTGCGCAGGCAGACGTTGAACCTCGAATACCGCGCCGGTTCCGCCTGCGAACTGCATTTCTTCGAAGGCCGGCTGCTGCGCGACATGTACGCCAGCGATCCCTGTTTTCGTGAAAAGGTCTTCTCCAGGGCGCTGGCGCGTATTTCAGAGCTTGAACTTCGGATCATTGCGAATGCGGCGTCGAGCCTGCAGTCGAGGCTGGCCAGTACGCTGCTGCGGCTCTCCATTGTTTATGGAAAAGATGCGGCAAACAGCGGCGACGAACTGATCATCTCGCAAAATGATCTGGCCGCGACGCTGCCGGCGTCCCGCGAGAAGGTCAATCAATGCCTGCGGCGCCTGCGGGAAGGCAAGATCATCGACGGGGGCCAGGGTAAGATCCGCATCCTCAACCGCAAGGCGCTGGAGGCTTGTGCCAACGGCGCAGTTTCGGCGAAGTGA
- a CDS encoding lipopolysaccharide biosynthesis protein (PFAM: lipopolysaccharide biosynthesis protein~KEGG: ret:RHE_CH03386 exopolysaccharide transporter) — MTSSTIFSGVSPISLPAAATGGNSPLTLRDMLFFLRMRWLWIAATTFAFLVLAGSYVLTAEPTFVANTQLVIFPQVSGSEAQRAFAEDAFIEGQLEIAKSSDVVGGTVTALGLDTDPDFVDQTPSLQVRAKNWLMGVSSEPDTASQEAAGTGPRDTQPQQQIEDGRIHDRAIATLLNMMGVRRIGSSTIIEISAAASTPQKAVDIADTLARQYIQKNIAMKASASRQYSEWLTRFVSEQQRGLAEAASALASFTSNPRDQFKLAELQSATDARRTLYENTLNQLTEAKQRITYPVSDATIVSRATLPLSKARPRSTLIIAFAAAVGLGVGFALAMIRHAGDRRIVRPNQIADAGGLPFVTLLATSRTRNDYSARFLAAGTSSSGTVAAYPVIPGMAELSATVVGLRRKRRVVIGIVAVNPGGGASTIACELAVLSSISGAQTLLIDAAAQKSSLSKSIAPHSSTGLIDVLDNGELIQTAALPLTPTLKFLPLGKVEAVTPAIRLSSRRTQLSFADLKKEFDAIFVDISAFSASPDSNAIAPELDGVLVVTSHGHTSIDDTMHVIETLRNVGAEILGAVINHAPKRIES, encoded by the coding sequence ATGACCTCAAGCACGATCTTCAGCGGCGTTTCTCCGATATCTCTGCCTGCCGCAGCCACCGGCGGGAATTCGCCGCTCACCTTGCGGGATATGCTCTTCTTTCTCAGAATGCGCTGGCTGTGGATTGCGGCGACGACTTTCGCTTTCCTCGTATTGGCAGGAAGTTACGTGCTGACCGCCGAACCGACGTTCGTTGCCAACACGCAACTTGTGATCTTCCCCCAGGTCAGCGGCTCCGAAGCACAGCGGGCTTTCGCGGAAGACGCGTTCATCGAGGGACAGTTGGAGATCGCCAAATCCAGCGATGTCGTCGGTGGAACGGTAACGGCTCTTGGTCTCGATACCGATCCTGACTTTGTCGATCAGACGCCTTCGCTGCAGGTCAGGGCAAAGAACTGGTTGATGGGGGTTTCTTCCGAACCGGATACGGCATCGCAGGAAGCGGCGGGCACAGGACCGCGTGACACACAACCACAACAGCAGATCGAGGACGGGCGGATCCATGACCGGGCGATCGCCACGCTGCTGAACATGATGGGAGTACGCCGGATCGGGAGTTCGACGATCATCGAGATATCGGCTGCAGCATCGACCCCGCAGAAGGCCGTCGACATCGCCGACACGCTGGCCAGGCAGTATATCCAGAAGAATATCGCGATGAAGGCCAGTGCGTCCCGGCAATACAGCGAATGGCTGACCAGATTCGTCAGCGAGCAGCAGCGCGGATTGGCCGAAGCTGCCAGTGCCCTGGCCAGCTTCACCAGCAATCCGCGCGATCAGTTCAAGCTTGCCGAACTGCAGAGCGCGACTGACGCCCGCCGCACCCTCTATGAAAATACCTTGAATCAGCTGACCGAAGCCAAGCAGCGCATCACCTACCCGGTGTCGGATGCCACGATCGTCTCTCGGGCGACCCTGCCTCTTTCGAAAGCCAGACCACGCAGCACGCTCATCATCGCCTTTGCGGCGGCGGTTGGTCTTGGCGTCGGCTTCGCACTCGCCATGATAAGGCACGCCGGCGATCGCCGGATCGTCCGGCCCAATCAGATCGCGGATGCCGGTGGGCTGCCCTTTGTCACTTTGCTGGCGACATCGAGGACCCGCAATGATTATTCTGCGCGTTTCCTCGCCGCCGGTACCAGCAGCAGCGGCACGGTAGCCGCTTATCCTGTTATTCCGGGCATGGCGGAGCTGAGCGCCACGGTCGTTGGTCTTCGGCGCAAACGCCGAGTCGTTATTGGAATCGTCGCCGTCAATCCCGGCGGCGGGGCATCGACCATCGCATGCGAACTTGCGGTGCTCTCTTCGATATCAGGAGCGCAGACGCTGCTGATCGATGCGGCCGCACAGAAATCGTCGCTCAGCAAGTCGATCGCACCCCATAGTTCCACAGGCCTCATCGACGTTCTCGACAACGGCGAACTGATCCAGACGGCGGCATTGCCCCTCACCCCGACGCTGAAATTCCTACCCCTCGGCAAAGTCGAAGCGGTGACGCCCGCCATTCGCCTCAGTTCCCGCCGCACGCAGTTGAGTTTCGCCGACCTGAAAAAGGAGTTCGACGCCATATTCGTCGACATTTCCGCATTCTCCGCTTCGCCGGATTCCAATGCCATCGCGCCGGAACTGGACGGTGTCCTCGTGGTCACCTCGCACGGGCACACCTCGATCGACGATACCATGCACGTCATTGAGACCCTGCGGAATGTCGGCGCGGAGATCCTCGGCGCGGTCATCAACCATGCACCGAAAAGAATAGAGTCATGA